The sequence TAAAATAGGCTATGTTTATTTTCTTACACCAAAGGGAATCGAAGAGAAATCAAAGCTTGCAGTAAAATTCGTTTTAAGAAAGCTTAAGGAATATGAATTCTTAAGGGGGAGGCTTACAGAGAGGCTTATCAAGATAGAAAAAGAGGGTTATAAAAGGATCCTCTTTATCGGCCCCATTATGGTCAGAGAATTCATAGAGGATATAATAGAAGAAAAGGGGATCGGCCTGGTCCTGGCGAGCCATTGTGAAGATACAGTGTCAGCCGGTTCACTGGAAAAAGATACATTTGATATTGCCCTTTTGTTTGATGAAAAATCGAATGCTGAAAAAAGGGTAAGAAGGGATCTGGAGATACCTGAAGCGCAGGTCATGAACCTGCTTTAGGGAGCTCTTTTTGAACATGGGAATAGGAAAGAGTAATTAGAAAACAGGAGTCAGAAGACGGAAGTCAGAAGGCATCCGCCTCCACCAAGGTTACGGTGGACAGGGAGGTCAGAAGTCAGAGGTCAGTTAAAATCCATATCTGACATTACAACCTGGTTGTCCAGTTAACCAGTTAACCGGTTAACTAGTCAACCTGTTCCCTTAAACCCTGAACCTTAAACCTCTGCCCTCCCATGTAACTCAAAGGCCGGAGGTGTATTCAGGCCAGTTAACCAGTTAACAGGTAAACCAGTTAACCAGTTAACGAACCAACATTAACCTTTTACAGAAAAACACTATGAAAAATGAAAGACTCTTAAACACCCTGTTTTTTCTTTTATCCGCATTTTTCCTCATATTGTCTTCCTGCGGACGATCTGAAATCGTTTATCAGGAGAACAATATAACCTGCTATGCGGCTGCATATGGCCAAGGTATCTATAAGAGCGACAATGGCGGCAGGAGCTGGTACCCCATGAAGATGAATCAGGAGGATATTCACCTCTTTTTCAAGAGGCTTTTCCTCGATTCTGAAAAAGAGACACTCTATGTGGCGACAACAGGGGCAGGGCTCTTTTCCATTGACCTGAACATGGAGACACTTACTAGAATAGAGCCGTACAAGGGGCAGAATGTAAGGTCTGTAGCAATAGTAAAAAACATTGATAATGAAAAAGACGCCACGATCGCCGGTGCACTTGATAAAGGTATAACAATAGTCAGCCCCGAAGAGGATATCTATATTAATGATGGTCTCATCTACAGGGATGTTAATACAATCATTTCCAGCGGTAATGATATCTACGCCGGCAC comes from Desulfatiglans sp. and encodes:
- a CDS encoding MarR family EPS-associated transcriptional regulator; translated protein: MKHSEKTFQILDALDREEISTQRQLADNSGISLGQVNYILKSLLDKGFVKISNFRHSQHKIGYVYFLTPKGIEEKSKLAVKFVLRKLKEYEFLRGRLTERLIKIEKEGYKRILFIGPIMVREFIEDIIEEKGIGLVLASHCEDTVSAGSLEKDTFDIALLFDEKSNAEKRVRRDLEIPEAQVMNLL